Part of the Permianibacter fluminis genome, ATGATCAGATTGCGCTGGCGCGCGACAACAAATCGGCGCTCAGCGTGCTGGTGTTCGATGTCGATTATTTCAAGCGCATCAACGACAGCTACGGCCATCTGACCGGCGACAAGGTGCTGCAGCGCATTTCGGACGTTTGCAATGCCGCGCTGCGCGAAGGCGACAAGCTCGGTCGCACCGGTGGCGAAGAGTTTCTGGTGATTTTGCCCGGCACCAAAGCGGTAGCCGCGATGGATGTTGCTGAGCGGCTACGGCAAGCGGTTGACGAAATTGATTGCCGCGACCTGCATCCGGATCTGCACGTCACCATAAGTCTCGGCGTCTGCGAATGGGACAACAGTTTCGACGACATTTCGCAGCTGTCCCATCAGGCGGACAACGCCCTGTACCGGGCCAAGGAAAGCGGCCGCAACCGGGTTGAACTGGCCCGTCGCAACGAGCCCGATCAGGTGCCGGCGCAGCGCAGCAGCTGATCGGCACAGCTAGGGTTCAGCGCAAGCTGTAATCGGCAACCAGCCCCGCCGTCAGCACCAAACCATACAGATTGTTCAACTGGAAAGCCCGGAAGCAATCCGCCGGTTTGCGGCTTCGCGCGATCAGCATTTGCACCAGCACCAGCAGCGCTGCCAGCGTCCAACCGGCGAAATACGGCGCGCCCAGTTCCGCCCGCAGTCCCAGCATGAACAAGCCCAGCAAGGCAAAGCCGTGAATCAGGCTGACCAGCAGAATGTCGGCATCGCCGAACAAAATGGCGGTCGATTTGATACCAATTTTGCGGTCGTCGTCGCGATCGACCATGCCATACAGCGTGTCGTAGGCCAGCACCCACATCAGCGTGCTCATGTACAGCAGCCAGGTAATGGTCGGCAGTTCGTTCTTGACCGCGGCAAACGCCATCGGAATCGCCCACGCAAACGCCGCACCCAGCACCACCTGCGGGAAATAGCTGTACCGTTTCATGAACGGATAGACACTGGCAATGGCAATGGCCGCGAACGACAGCATCACGGTGAAACGATTCTGGCTCAGCACCAGGGCAAAGCTCAGCAGCGCCAGCACCAGAAACAATTGCAGCGCTTGTTTGGCGCTGACCTTGCCGGTCGCCAGCGGCCGGCCTTTGGTGCGCTCGACGGCGCCATCAAATTTGCGATCAGCGTAATCGTTGATCACACAGCCGCAGGCGCGCATCAGCGCGGTGCCGAGCACAAACACCAACAAGGTGCCGAGCGGCGGTACGCCACCGGCAGCAAGCCACAAGGCCCACAGCGTCGGCCACAGCAACAGAAAAATGCCAACCGGTTTGTGCCAGCGCATCAACTCGATATACGGCCGCAGTTGACTGAGCAAACTGGCCGATGACGACTGTTTGCTGCTTTTGCTGTTGATAGGCCTGCTGTTGTTCGGCTTGCTGTTGGTATTGTCAGCAGCCTTGTCGACGGCTGTGTCGACGGTTTTGTCGATCGCCCTCGCTGGCAGCTCGCTGGCAGCGGTATCCTGTTCGGGAGCAGTCATCCGTACCTCTATGTCCACGTCGTTGGTTTTTGGCGCTGATCAAACGTAAGCGTTCACGAGATGGCAGCGCGTCACCACAGCAAGGCCGTGCGATGGTCACGACACACTGCGACAACCACCACAAAAAAACTACAGCAAGCGTGCCAGCGCCGGCAATGCCACTTCATGCACCAGCAACGGTGCACCACGCAGCAGAAACCGCGAGCGCCGCGCCGGGATGCCGCGCTGCCACGGCAGCTGCAATTGCAACAGGCGGCGCGCCAGCAATTCGCGGCCATCGAGGCTGCGATACTGCAAGGTCTCGCGCACGCCATCGCCGGCAAACAGTAGCGCGCCCAGGGCGCGACCACCAAGCTGGGTCAGTTCGCGATTGGGCCCGAGCAGGCTGCGGGCGGGGATCACGGTGCGCGCAAAAATGACGGCCAGTTCGTCACGGCACAACACCACTTCGCGCACGTAGCAAGGCTGTGGTGCGTTGAAACCCAGCGCGCTTGCCTCTTCGCCACGAACGGTTTGCCAATGCTGCAGCAAAGGCCGAACCGTAATGGGTCCGAGCCGCGCGATCAACGCCTCGGTGAACGAACCGGTTTCGGTCATCAGTTGCTGCAATGCTGGCGGCCAGCCCGGCGCCTGTTCGCGCCAGTTCAGTTGCATGATTGCGACCGCCGGCCGTTGTTTGGCGCGCAAAGTGGCTGAGCCGACTTGGCCAGCAAAGTGAATGAAGGCATCACGTGCAGGTCTTGGATCA contains:
- the ubiA gene encoding 4-hydroxybenzoate octaprenyltransferase yields the protein MTAPEQDTAASELPARAIDKTVDTAVDKAADNTNSKPNNSRPINSKSSKQSSSASLLSQLRPYIELMRWHKPVGIFLLLWPTLWALWLAAGGVPPLGTLLVFVLGTALMRACGCVINDYADRKFDGAVERTKGRPLATGKVSAKQALQLFLVLALLSFALVLSQNRFTVMLSFAAIAIASVYPFMKRYSYFPQVVLGAAFAWAIPMAFAAVKNELPTITWLLYMSTLMWVLAYDTLYGMVDRDDDRKIGIKSTAILFGDADILLVSLIHGFALLGLFMLGLRAELGAPYFAGWTLAALLVLVQMLIARSRKPADCFRAFQLNNLYGLVLTAGLVADYSLR
- a CDS encoding chorismate--pyruvate lyase family protein, coding for MQLNWREQAPGWPPALQQLMTETGSFTEALIARLGPITVRPLLQHWQTVRGEEASALGFNAPQPCYVREVVLCRDELAVIFARTVIPARSLLGPNRELTQLGGRALGALLFAGDGVRETLQYRSLDGRELLARRLLQLQLPWQRGIPARRSRFLLRGAPLLVHEVALPALARLL